One genomic region from Streptomyces sp. NBC_01431 encodes:
- a CDS encoding IS110 family transposase — MDPEEVVLGIDTHRDAHVAAAVSTAGQVLAARSFPATAAGYRQLVQWVGELGVVRRAGVEGAGSYGAALTRYLLSRGILVYEAPGPGRAARRRHGKSDRRDAEADARAVLSGRARSCRKAGNGPIEIARMYKTARDSAVKASTQATNQLKTILVTADPALREELMSLKRRALIRACARLSEDDGAADPVLQATRFTLCTLAQRIEQILVQAQGLQQRLSALIERHYPELLDAIEVGPEAPPFS; from the coding sequence ATGGACCCGGAGGAAGTGGTTCTTGGCATTGACACGCACCGAGATGCTCATGTGGCCGCCGCTGTCTCCACGGCAGGCCAGGTTCTTGCTGCGCGGAGTTTCCCGGCCACGGCGGCCGGATATCGGCAACTCGTCCAATGGGTAGGTGAGCTAGGTGTTGTCCGCCGGGCCGGAGTGGAGGGGGCGGGGAGCTACGGGGCGGCCCTGACCCGGTATCTGCTGTCGCGGGGCATCCTCGTGTACGAGGCTCCTGGACCTGGCCGTGCGGCGCGTCGCCGGCATGGCAAGTCCGATCGCCGCGATGCAGAGGCCGACGCCCGTGCCGTGCTCAGCGGCCGTGCGCGTTCCTGCCGCAAGGCGGGTAACGGCCCGATAGAGATCGCCCGGATGTACAAGACGGCCCGGGACTCTGCCGTCAAAGCCTCTACCCAGGCCACGAACCAGCTGAAGACGATCTTGGTCACCGCCGACCCGGCACTGCGGGAAGAGCTGATGAGTCTGAAGCGTCGTGCGCTCATTCGCGCCTGCGCCCGGCTCAGCGAGGACGACGGAGCAGCAGATCCGGTGCTGCAGGCCACGCGGTTCACGCTGTGTACCTTGGCCCAGCGCATCGAGCAAATTCTCGTGCAGGCCCAGGGGCTGCAGCAGCGCCTCTCCGCATTGATAGAGCGGCACTACCCCGAACTGCTTGACGCCATAGAGGTAGGCCCGGAAGCGCCGCCGTTCTCTTGA
- a CDS encoding transposase: MFRHPGEVIHGGKTEEFPGRVQTGRSGPCAVLEDRPLTDIARGLGIHLETLRKWVREDAACRAHTSADEADADMTSGEQEELRRLRRENARLEEDNEILRKAAAYFARETTR; this comes from the coding sequence ATGTTTCGTCATCCAGGGGAAGTGATCCATGGTGGCAAAACGGAGGAATTTCCCGGACGAGTTCAAACGGGACGCAGTGGACCTTGTGCGGTCCTCGAAGACCGCCCCCTTACCGACATCGCCCGGGGTCTTGGCATCCATCTGGAAACGTTGCGGAAGTGGGTCCGAGAGGACGCCGCCTGTCGCGCCCACACGAGTGCCGACGAGGCTGATGCCGACATGACCTCGGGCGAGCAAGAGGAACTCAGGCGCCTGCGGCGGGAGAACGCCCGGCTGGAGGAGGACAACGAGATCCTCCGGAAGGCCGCCGCCTATTTCGCACGGGAGACGACACGGTGA
- a CDS encoding DUF2306 domain-containing protein, whose translation MLSSLAIAGYFVGQYGEGTLAELAHSNVGLATTYADRGWPVQVAFYVHIVSSGLALALGPWQFSKRLRTRRPRVHRWIGRTYMITLGLGSVAAFIMSMFNSVGISGFFGFAALAVLWGWTALRGYKAARARRFREHEAWMIRNFALTYAAVTLRLWLGVLIFVQLPFSDGREFTDIFNQAYGPLPYLCWIPNIVVAEFMVRRRNLPSLHMTTSTPDPRLTL comes from the coding sequence ATGCTGTCCTCACTGGCGATAGCCGGTTACTTCGTCGGCCAGTACGGCGAAGGTACGCTCGCCGAACTCGCCCACAGCAATGTCGGACTGGCCACCACGTATGCGGATCGGGGCTGGCCGGTCCAGGTGGCCTTCTACGTCCACATCGTCAGTTCCGGGCTCGCGCTGGCACTTGGGCCCTGGCAGTTCTCCAAGCGCCTGCGCACCCGGCGCCCGCGCGTACACCGGTGGATCGGGCGGACCTACATGATCACGCTCGGCCTCGGGTCGGTGGCAGCGTTCATCATGTCGATGTTCAACTCGGTTGGCATCAGTGGGTTCTTCGGCTTTGCGGCTCTGGCGGTGCTCTGGGGATGGACAGCCCTGCGGGGCTACAAGGCCGCGCGTGCCCGACGATTCCGTGAGCACGAGGCATGGATGATCCGCAACTTCGCTCTCACCTACGCCGCTGTGACACTCCGGCTGTGGCTGGGCGTGCTGATATTCGTGCAGTTGCCGTTCTCCGACGGCCGCGAATTCACGGACATCTTCAATCAGGCATACGGCCCGCTTCCCTACCTGTGCTGGATACCCAACATCGTGGTGGCCGAGTTCATGGTGCGGCGCCGGAACCTCCCCTCCCTGCACATGACCACCTCCACGCCCGACCCCCGGCTCACCCTATGA